The following proteins are co-located in the Plasmodium vinckei vinckei genome assembly, chromosome: PVVCY_11 genome:
- a CDS encoding centrosomal protein CEP120, putative, producing the protein MGSEEGSVVNTADQAEVNSANGKGSEFDEVGDITMSDGHHLQNENQQESKDFKKICELKELSQLGDNKKKVIKHFNDLYCTKGDNITSSLIEIFSIDINSDTILYILQKYLHMHGLCIPCYKFTNNVYCEYDIKCRWCHHNSHLNKKSGLYPNKMLHAKNKCNVCTHFIKGRLCLSKNECRFCHSFDHLPSYMKTKYYNTLNSLYKKKMNTNIINKDMLKKMKKSIIKENNYSTFYVLDKDLMNIFYENDKNNKTNEEPNEEPKEGSKDESTITIPENNNIYDDQNNKRKKITIQHTCDECNKNKKPCLDYFLSSKACKKKCTNCHDDIHKNKFSNLYFLTYMHNNNICNVCPQINEERCTCDQTTTYCHDTDHIAFDIKFKNSIDVASQYLQTQFIYKKEKEINETANDDENPSNPDHESNEPANASNVDAQDDDNTLEKDDPTT; encoded by the coding sequence atgggATCCGAAGAGGGAAGTGTAGTAAATACAGCTGACCAGGCAGAAGTAAATTCAGCAAATGGAAAAGGTAGCGAATTTGATGAAGTAGGAGACATAACTATGAGTGATGGACATCatttacaaaatgaaaatcaACAGGAATCTAaagattttaaaaaaatatgtgaatTAAAAGAGCTATCTCAATTAGGAGACAATAAgaaaaaagttataaaacattttaatgATTTATATTGTACAAAAGGTGATAATATAACAAGTTCATtaatagaaatattttcaatagaTATTAATTCCGatactattttatatattttacaaaagtATTTACATATGCATGGATTATGTATACCATgttataaatttacaaataatGTTTATTGTGAGtatgatataaaatgtaGGTGGTGTCACCATAATTCTCAccttaataaaaaatcagGTTTATATccaaataaaatgttacatgcaaaaaataaatgtaatgTATGCacacattttattaaaggTAGATTAtgtttatcaaaaaatgaatgtaGGTTCTGTCATTCTTTTGATCATTTACCTAGCTAtatgaaaacaaaatattacaaCACATTAAATagtttgtataaaaaaaaaatgaatactaacattataaataaagatatgttaaaaaaaatgaaaaaaagtattattAAAGAAAACAATTATTCTACATTCTATGTTTTAGATAAAGATCTAatgaacatattttatgaaaacgataaaaataataaaactaaTGAAGAACCTAATGAAGAACCTAAAGAAGGATCTAAAGATGAATCAACTATTACTATAccagaaaataataacatatatgacgaccaaaataataaaagaaaaaaaattacaatacAACATACATGTGAtgaatgtaataaaaataaaaaaccaTGTTTAgattattttctttcttcAAAAgcttgtaaaaaaaaatgtactAATTGTCATGAtgatatacataaaaataaattttcaaatttatattttttaacatatatgcataataataatatttgtaatgTTTGTCCTCAAATAAATGAAGAGCGATGTACTTGTGATCAAACAACTACTTATTGTCATGACACTGATCATATAGCATTTGAtatcaaatttaaaaattctatTGATGTCGCTTCACAATATTTACAAACACagttcatatataaaaaagaaaaagaaatcaATGAAACAGCCAATGATGACGAAAATCCATCAAATCCAGACCATGAATCTAACGAACCTGCTAATGCATCTAATGTAGATGCACAAGATGATGATAACACCCTAGAAAAGGATGACCCAACAACATAG